In a single window of the Littorina saxatilis isolate snail1 linkage group LG5, US_GU_Lsax_2.0, whole genome shotgun sequence genome:
- the LOC138966322 gene encoding 2-(3-amino-3-carboxypropyl)histidine synthase subunit 2-like, producing the protein MTSTSAFSSEDDVTKKHVEIESKSATEASRLPEVYELERCSQWIQANGHTRTALQFPDDLLVDSVPVQRHLQDFMAPGTSVFILGDTSYGSCCVDEVAAEHYQADSIIHYGPTCLSPTQRLPVLYVLCNQPVDVTHAAGQLSVLLSDPASRVILIADTMYQHALESLAEQLKQTCNNVITSNLKMPCSEGNREDSPSIESVQDTVSADGDQDAERDSCRYCKCNRHFTLQKGHNLEDYSVVFLGEEGKLLTNLMMTMNKCRFLSYNPETRTARQETLKVNRELMKRFYMIERAKDARIVGILAGTLGVSRTRDVITHLKTLVKNAGKKSYTFVVGKLNVAKLANFLEVDVFVLVACQQNTLMDSKEFLKPVVTPFEMEVACNQARQWTGDYITDFAQLLPGAAEHVPPVAPETDMADVSLISNKLRSMGQRSEVDGFEGSSAVMLRSDNMAVSNLSADNAGEFLASRSWQGLDRKLGQTPVEKAKDGRSGIAMGYQSEPQ; encoded by the exons ATGACCAGTACGTCGGCGTTCAGTTCAGAAGATGACGTGACTAAGAAACATGTGGAAATCGAATCAAAGTCTGCGACAGAGGCGAGCAGACTACCAGAGGTGTACGAACTGGAAAGGTGCAGTCAATGGATTCAAGCAAATGGACACACTCGG ACTGCCCTTCAGTTCCCTGATGATCTGCTAGTGGACTCTGTCCCAGTACAACGCCATCTTCAAGACTTCATGGCACCAGGCACGTCCGTCTTCATTCTTGGGGACACTTCCTATGGAAG CTGTTGTGTAGATGAAGTGGCAGCAGAACATTACCAGGCAGACAGTATAATTCATTACGGCCCTACCTGTCTGTCGCCGACGCAGCGTCTGCCTGTGCTGTATGTGCTCTGTAATCAGCCAGTGGATGTGACGCATGCTGCCGGACAACTATCAGTGCTACTCAGCGACCCTGCGTCCAGGGTCATCCTTATTGCCGACACCATGTACCAGCATGCTCTTG AATCATTGGCTGAGCAGCTGAAACAGACGTGCAACAATGTGATAACATCCAACCTCAAAATGCCATGCTCAGAAGGTAACCGAGAAGACTCTCCATCCATTGAGTCTGTGCAGGACACAGTATCGGCTGATGGTGACCAAGATGCTGAAAGAGACTCATGCAGGTATTGCAAATGCAACCGACATTTCACACTGCAAAAGGGACACAACTTGGAAGACTACAGTGTAGTTTTCCTTGGGGAAGAGGGAAAACTTTTGACCAAtctgatgatgacgatgaacaAGTGCAGGTTCTTATCCTACAACCCAGAAACCCGAACCGCCAGGCAAGAAACCCTCAAAGTCAACCGAGAGCTCATGAAACGTTTCTACATGATCGAACGCGCCAAGGACGCTAGAATTGTGGGCATCTTGGCAGGTACGCTGGGCGTCTCCAGGACGAGAGACGTCATCACCCACCTGAAGACGCTGGTGAAGAACGCCGGCAAAAAGAGCTACACCTTCGTGGTGGGGAAACTGAACGTTGCCAAGCTGGCCAACTTTCTAGAGGTGGACGTCTTTGTGTTGGTGGCCTGTCAGCAGAACACCCTGATGGATTCCAAGGAGTTTCTGAAGCCTGTAGTGACGCCCTTTGAGATGGAGGTGGCGTGTAACCAGGCCAGACAATGGACCGGGGACTACATCACTGACTTTGCTCAGCTTCTGCCAG GAGCTGCAGAACATGTTCCACCAGTGGCACCAGAAACAGACATGGCCGACGTTTCCCTTATCAGCAACAAGTTACGCAGCATGGGTCAGAGGTCAGAGGTGGATGGCTTCGAAGGGTCATCGGCTGTGATGCTGCGGTCTGACAACATGGCTGTGTCTAACCTCAGTGCTGATAATGCTG GGGAGTTTCTGGCATCCCGCTCTTGGCAAGGCTTAGACCGCAAGCTGGGACAAACTCCAGTGGAGAAAGCGAAGGATGGACGCAGTGGTATTGCTATGGGCTATCAAAGTGAACCACAATAA